TAAGTCATCAAAAAGGCAAGATGATGATTTGCTTGATTACCAAATCCATTGTTCTCTCCCCAGTCAATAAAATTTTGAAGTAACTTCACTGAATTCTTTTCAGATTTCCATGTAGGTGGATCACAATCTTCACAATTTGAAATAAAAAGATCCTTCAATTCGAACTTAATATCTTTGTCAAACCATCCTGAATATTGCTGCTCTACCATTCCCATAGTAAATTCCAAATGTTGTATTGCAAGATCGACATTTCTCATGGTTTTGACAAAACTCCAATCCAAAGCACAAGCCATTTGAGTTGATACACAGGAGTCATTCTGAGAATTTGTGACTGTCTTGTGTATCAAATCTGATAGACCATTTAAAGTAGGGCTATTTGGATGATTACAAAAGGCTTCTTTTAAAAAAGCAACTGGTTTTCTCAAAACATATAATGGCCCATGAATGGAATCTAAAGAAAGATGAAGTGGTTCAAGTATAAATTGCTCTTCGCCTATTCGCCACCACATATATAGGCATTCTGCGCCGATTGAAATTAGACCTTCATTAAAAGAGGAATTGGAATCAATTTTGTAAAGAGTTCCAGTAACAGTAAAGAAAGTGGAAACATTTGGAGAAGAACTTACCTGAATTGCAAGATGATCTGAAAATACAGAATGTTTTTGAGCAGAAAATTTAAAGGATTGATTGGAGCCAATACTTACAGAAATAGATAGATTTTCAGATTTGTTTTCCATTTGATCAAGAAATTGTCTATTCAACTGATAAAATTGAGTCCCTGAGTTGTCTTTATTTTGGAATTCTGGATGGCTAACTGTTATAAAATCTAATACGAGATTTTGACCAACAAGGCTCGTAATGCCGAAAAAGAAGCAATATAGTAATTTCTTCATTGAGGTAGGATTATATAGATACAACGTACCAAAATGCAGATTGTACAGACTTGTTGCTATTATTTTTTGAATATTGTGATTTTGACTCCTTGCCAGCTTTCAAATAATGATTACTCAAGAATTCAAATTTACTCAGATAATCTAACTTCATCAGTGTTCATCAGTGACATCTGTGCTAAAAAAATAGCTCACAGATTTCACAGATTTTCACAGAAAATCAACTACATCTTTGTCCATCCTTGGAATCATTGAGATAATGATTTTTATACAGTCCGCATTTGCGAATTATCCATTTGTAGATTAACCAGATTCTTATAAATACCATCTGGAATGTCAATCAACTCCTGATGATTTCCGCTTTCTGCGATCTTCCCATCCTTTAAAACATAAATGCGGTCCACATCTCTGATGGTCGACAATCTATGCGCAATAATAATGGAGGTACGATTCTTCATCAGCTTTTCGAGTGCATCCTGCACCAATTTTTCGGATTCTGAGTCCAGGGAAGAAGTAGCTTCATCCAATATTAAAATAGAAGGATCTCTTAATATAGCCCTTGCGATGGCAATCCGCTGTTTTTGTCCGCCGCTGAGTTTGATGCCACGCTCTCCAACAATGGTGTCAAAACCATCCGGGAAGTTTTTGATAAACTCAAAGGAGTTTGATTTTTCTGTGGCTTCCATCAATTCTGCGTCTGTAGCTTTGGGCTTTCCATACAGGATGTTTTCTCTGATGGATCCGCCAAACAAAATGACGTCCTGCGGAACAATGGCGATGTTGCGACGGAATGAATGCAAATCATATTCCTCAATTCGTTTTCCATCGACTTTGATGTTTCCGGAATCTGCCTGATAGAATCGCATCACCAATTGTGCGATGGTGGATTTGCCAGCACCGCTTTGACCCACCAGTGCGATGCGCTCCCCCTTATTGACCTCAAAACTGATCTCATTCAGGACCTTGACGTCTTTTCTGCTGGGATATGAGAAATGCACCCTTTGGAATTCAATGCGACCTTCCAGTTTGCTCCATTCATTTTCATCCTGGGAGGCAATGTCAATTTCTTCATCGCGCTCGAGAATTTCCTGTATTCTTTCCGTCGCTCCGATCGAACCTGCCAGGGTCGAATACAAGTTTCCAATTCCTGCGATCGCTCCTCCGATGATTCCTGTGTAAATGATAAAAGAAAAAAGATCGCCTGCCTGCATTTCTCCGGACTGTACGAGAAGTGCCCCTCTCCAGAGAATAAAAAACAATCCTCCAAACAATACAGTAATGATGAAAATAAAAAAGATGCCCCTCATCCTGGCGTAATTCATCGAAATGCCCACCATTTGGTCGATGGATCGACCAAATCGCGTATTTTCATAAGCTTCATTGGTAAAGGCTTTGACGATTGGGAAAGCCTGAAAACTTTCTTCTACAATAATATTGGTTTGTGCCAAGGCGTCTTGTCTTTTTTTGGACAACTTGCGGATAAATCTGCCAAACAATACCGAACTCACCACGATCACAGGGAAGGTCAACAACATGATCAGGGAGAGATGGGGCGCTAACCAGCCAATGATAAACAGACCCAAAACGAGTACCACGATCTGTCGGATAAACTCAGCCAATGTGACAGAAAAAGCGTTTTGAAGTTGTTCGACATCAGCGGTCAAACGACTGGTCAGTTCACCGACCCTTTGGCTTTCAAAAAAGACCAGATCCTGACTGATTAATTTTTGATAGAGGGCTTTGCGGACGTCCGCGATTCCAAACTCAGAGACCCTGGCAAAATAAATGGTTCTGAAATAGGACAGCAATCCCTGTATGATCAGAATCACCAGAAACAGGAGTCCAAAATCACTGACTTCCAAAGACCATTTTCCCTTGCCAATGGCGGTGTTGGCCATCTCTCCGGCAGCGGCAGGAAAAATCATAAACATGGAACTGGAAATCACCAAACAAAGCATCCCCAGTAAAAAGGACCATCGGTAGGGACGGATAAATTTAAAAATGCGGTACGCTTTCAGAAGCCCGGCTTTGCTGAGCTTAACTTTTTCTGACATGCACCAACGAACAATCAATTTATGAAAGTGTTTTACAGGCCACTTACAAAACAAACGATGACCAACAAACAGATCGCAGGTCTATTCAATGAAATGGCTGGGTTGATGGAACTCCATGGCGAAAATGAATTCAGGATCAAATCATACGCCAATGCCTATCTTAATCTCAGAAAACTAGACCAAAATCTGGAGGAACTGGGAGCTGAAGAATTGCAGTCCATCAAAGGAATAGGAAAGACGATTGCAGAAAAAATTGTCGAAATACAGAATACGGGGAGTTTTGGCGGATTAAATGAACTGAGAGAAAAAACTCCTGAAGGTATCCGCCAAATGCTGGCCATCAAAGGTATCGGACCCAAGAAATTGATTTTT
This window of the Saprospiraceae bacterium genome carries:
- a CDS encoding ATP-binding cassette domain-containing protein → MSEKVKLSKAGLLKAYRIFKFIRPYRWSFLLGMLCLVISSSMFMIFPAAAGEMANTAIGKGKWSLEVSDFGLLFLVILIIQGLLSYFRTIYFARVSEFGIADVRKALYQKLISQDLVFFESQRVGELTSRLTADVEQLQNAFSVTLAEFIRQIVVLVLGLFIIGWLAPHLSLIMLLTFPVIVVSSVLFGRFIRKLSKKRQDALAQTNIIVEESFQAFPIVKAFTNEAYENTRFGRSIDQMVGISMNYARMRGIFFIFIITVLFGGLFFILWRGALLVQSGEMQAGDLFSFIIYTGIIGGAIAGIGNLYSTLAGSIGATERIQEILERDEEIDIASQDENEWSKLEGRIEFQRVHFSYPSRKDVKVLNEISFEVNKGERIALVGQSGAGKSTIAQLVMRFYQADSGNIKVDGKRIEEYDLHSFRRNIAIVPQDVILFGGSIRENILYGKPKATDAELMEATEKSNSFEFIKNFPDGFDTIVGERGIKLSGGQKQRIAIARAILRDPSILILDEATSSLDSESEKLVQDALEKLMKNRTSIIIAHRLSTIRDVDRIYVLKDGKIAESGNHQELIDIPDGIYKNLVNLQMDNSQMRTV